Proteins from a genomic interval of Polaribacter sejongensis:
- a CDS encoding SulP family inorganic anion transporter, with protein MNIKKIIPILEWLPNYNTSLFKGDLLAGITVGIILIPQGIAYALIAGLPPIYGLYCALMPQVMYAIFGSSRQVAIGPVAMDSLIVATGVSTLALAGSESYISIAILLALMVGAIQFLMGVFSLGFIVNFLSKPVITGFTSAVALIIGFNQFRNLFGVDFVQSDQLQYVVADVFGRIIDFNHPTTIIGLISVVIIIILRKINKKIPSALIVVILGILILKFFGSSITGVSIVKDIPSGLPIFGIPEFDIDLIRELLPIAFTLVMVGYLETISIGKSLEAKQDEYRIRPNQELIALGISNMVGSLFKAYPTTSSFSRSAINQESGARTGMAALISVVMVVITLLFLTPLFYHLPKTVLAAIIIVAVFNLVNIKEAAFLWRANHLDFWLMLATFIGTLLLGIEFGIIVGVGLSLIVLIYRTSRPYVAELGKVPNSNFYRNRSRFEEVIIEDDVLIFRFDAQIFYANSSYFRDKLDEMAYRKGDALKLIVLDAESINRVDSTGVEMLKERIKYYKKKGITFLLAGVKGPVRDDLFRSGILSIIDINHFFMRSNDAVKFYKTGDRKQQEKYAKYIHQAYN; from the coding sequence ATGAATATAAAAAAGATAATACCAATTTTAGAGTGGTTACCAAATTACAATACATCTCTTTTTAAGGGCGATTTATTGGCAGGTATTACTGTTGGTATTATTTTAATCCCGCAAGGAATTGCGTATGCTTTAATTGCAGGTTTACCACCAATTTATGGTTTGTATTGTGCGTTAATGCCACAAGTTATGTATGCTATTTTTGGGTCATCAAGACAAGTGGCAATAGGTCCTGTAGCAATGGATTCTTTAATCGTAGCAACCGGTGTTTCTACCTTGGCTTTGGCAGGTTCAGAGAGTTACATTTCAATAGCCATTTTGTTGGCTTTAATGGTTGGGGCAATCCAATTTTTAATGGGTGTTTTTAGTTTGGGGTTTATTGTAAATTTTCTTTCAAAGCCTGTTATAACTGGTTTTACATCTGCGGTAGCGTTAATTATTGGGTTCAATCAATTTCGGAATTTATTTGGAGTTGATTTTGTGCAAAGTGATCAATTACAGTATGTTGTAGCAGATGTTTTTGGTAGAATTATTGACTTTAATCACCCAACAACTATTATTGGTTTAATTTCTGTGGTAATTATTATCATCCTCAGAAAAATCAATAAAAAAATACCAAGCGCCTTAATTGTAGTTATTTTAGGTATTCTAATTTTAAAGTTTTTTGGAAGCTCAATAACTGGTGTTTCTATTGTAAAAGATATTCCTTCTGGGTTGCCAATTTTCGGAATTCCAGAGTTTGATATCGACTTAATAAGAGAATTATTACCAATTGCATTTACGCTGGTAATGGTTGGATATTTAGAAACCATTTCTATAGGAAAATCGTTAGAAGCAAAACAGGACGAATATAGAATAAGACCCAATCAAGAATTAATAGCTTTAGGAATCAGTAATATGGTAGGGTCGTTGTTTAAAGCATATCCAACTACTTCTAGTTTTTCTCGTTCTGCAATTAATCAAGAAAGTGGAGCAAGAACAGGTATGGCCGCTTTAATTTCTGTTGTAATGGTAGTTATTACGCTATTGTTTTTGACACCATTATTTTATCATTTACCAAAAACAGTATTGGCAGCAATTATTATTGTAGCCGTTTTTAATTTGGTAAATATTAAAGAAGCCGCTTTTTTATGGAGAGCAAATCATTTAGATTTCTGGTTGATGTTAGCCACATTTATTGGAACGTTATTATTAGGAATCGAATTTGGTATTATTGTTGGCGTAGGGTTGTCTTTAATTGTGTTAATTTATAGAACTTCTAGACCTTATGTGGCGGAATTAGGAAAAGTACCCAACTCAAATTTTTACAGAAATAGAAGTCGTTTTGAAGAAGTTATTATTGAGGATGATGTCTTAATTTTTAGGTTTGATGCGCAAATATTTTATGCAAATTCTAGCTATTTTAGAGACAAGTTAGATGAAATGGCATATAGAAAAGGGGATGCCTTAAAATTGATTGTTCTAGATGCAGAAAGCATAAACAGAGTAGATAGTACAGGTGTAGAAATGTTAAAAGAACGTATTAAATACTATAAAAAGAAAGGGATTACTTTTTTACTAGCAGGCGTAAAAGGTCCAGTAAGAGACGATTTATTTAGAAGCGGAATTTTATCAATTATAGATATCAATCACTTTTTTATGCGCTCTAATGATGCTGTAAAATTCTACAAAACCGGCGATAGAAAACAGCAAGAAAAATATGCGAAATACATACATCAAGCATATAATTAA
- the ruvB gene encoding Holliday junction branch migration DNA helicase RuvB, with protein MNENLNPENHNLSNEDLDVEKKLRPLSFDDFTGQDQAIDNLKIFVEAANQRGEALDHTLFHGPPGLGKTTLAHILANELEVGIKVTSGPVLDKPGDLAGLLTNLDERDVLFIDEIHRLSPIVEEYLYSAMEDYKIDIMIESGPNARTVQINLEPFTLIGATTRSGLLTAPMRARFGISSRLHYYKTELLTTIIQRSSHILGVPISMESAIEIAGRSRGTPRIANALLRRVRDFAQIKGDGSITIEIAKYALKALNVDAHGLDEMDNKILMTIIDKFKGGPVGLSTIATAVSENTETIEEVYEPFLIQQGFIMRTPRGREVTELAYTHLGRVKGKSQGELF; from the coding sequence ATGAATGAAAACTTAAATCCTGAAAACCACAATTTATCTAACGAAGATTTAGACGTAGAAAAAAAGTTACGCCCACTCTCTTTTGATGATTTTACAGGACAAGATCAAGCCATAGATAACCTAAAAATATTTGTTGAAGCAGCAAATCAAAGAGGTGAAGCTTTAGATCACACATTATTTCACGGACCTCCAGGTTTGGGAAAAACAACTTTAGCACATATTTTAGCAAACGAATTAGAAGTAGGAATAAAAGTTACTTCTGGTCCGGTTTTAGACAAACCGGGAGATTTGGCAGGTTTGTTAACAAATCTAGATGAACGTGATGTGCTGTTTATTGATGAAATTCATAGATTAAGTCCTATTGTAGAAGAATATTTATACTCTGCAATGGAAGATTATAAAATTGATATTATGATAGAATCTGGCCCTAATGCCAGAACTGTTCAAATCAATTTAGAACCTTTTACTTTAATTGGTGCCACAACCAGATCTGGTTTGTTAACTGCGCCAATGAGAGCACGTTTTGGAATAAGCAGTCGTTTACATTATTACAAAACAGAATTGTTAACCACAATTATTCAAAGAAGTTCACATATTTTAGGAGTTCCTATTTCTATGGAATCTGCAATTGAAATTGCGGGGAGAAGTAGAGGAACACCAAGAATTGCAAATGCTTTATTAAGAAGAGTTAGAGATTTTGCACAAATAAAAGGAGATGGAAGTATTACCATAGAAATTGCAAAATATGCTTTAAAAGCATTAAATGTAGATGCACACGGTTTAGATGAAATGGATAATAAAATTCTAATGACCATTATCGATAAGTTTAAAGGAGGACCAGTTGGTTTAAGTACCATTGCAACGGCAGTTTCCGAGAATACAGAAACTATTGAAGAAGTGTACGAGCCTTTTTTAATTCAGCAAGGTTTTATTATGAGAACTCCAAGAGGAAGAGAAGTAACAGAATTAGCATACACACATTTAGGAAGAGTGAAAGGGAAAAGTCAAGGAGAATTGTTTTAA
- a CDS encoding toxin-antitoxin system YwqK family antitoxin, producing MKKILTLIVLCVATIGYAQDRETTYTIEGDLVKATYYYEDGSISTEGYFKDKKLTGQWTRFDKNGNKTQIAKYNDGKKVGKWFVWNDESLKEINYNNNAIVSVNLWKHEAKLAANK from the coding sequence ATGAAAAAAATACTAACACTTATAGTTCTTTGTGTAGCAACAATAGGATACGCACAAGATAGAGAAACAACTTATACCATAGAAGGAGATTTAGTGAAAGCTACTTATTATTACGAAGATGGTTCTATCAGTACTGAAGGGTACTTTAAAGATAAAAAATTAACAGGTCAATGGACTCGTTTTGATAAAAACGGGAATAAAACTCAAATTGCCAAATACAATGATGGCAAAAAAGTAGGGAAGTGGTTTGTTTGGAATGATGAATCTTTAAAAGAAATTAATTATAACAACAATGCAATTGTTAGCGTAAATTTATGGAAACATGAAGCTAAATTAGCTGCTAATAAATAA
- a CDS encoding DUF1304 domain-containing protein, with amino-acid sequence MNTIQIILISLVAIIHIYIVYLEMVVWTSEKAMKAFAIKTKEFAEETKGMAANQGLYNGFIVAGLIWSLIAVKVDVAIFFLSCVAIAGLYGAYSIKIIRILYIQTIPATLGIISLLIL; translated from the coding sequence ATGAATACTATACAAATAATTCTTATCAGCTTAGTTGCTATCATTCATATATATATCGTTTATTTAGAAATGGTTGTTTGGACCTCAGAAAAAGCAATGAAAGCCTTCGCTATAAAAACCAAAGAATTTGCAGAAGAAACAAAAGGAATGGCTGCAAACCAAGGTTTATATAACGGTTTTATAGTTGCTGGATTAATATGGTCTTTAATAGCTGTAAAAGTAGATGTTGCAATCTTCTTTTTGTCTTGCGTTGCAATAGCAGGACTTTATGGAGCCTATTCTATAAAGATAATCCGCATACTTTATATACAAACGATACCAGCAACCCTAGGTATTATTTCACTTTTAATATTATAG
- a CDS encoding mechanosensitive ion channel family protein translates to MKKYLEYLEGLIIEYTPKVLVALAILIIGLLVIKLVVKGAKKAMSKGGIDITLQTFLSNLLGWALKILLIIVVISKLGVETTSFAAIIAAAGLAVGLALQGSLANFAGGVLIMIFKPFKLGDFIEAQGESGTVKQIEIFTTKLNTTDNKEIIIPNGTLSNGNIVNYSTEATRRVDFTFGVGYDSDIKKTKDLLYGILNNHPLILKTPAAAVNLSELGDSSINFFTRGWVKKEDYWTVKFEVMEQVKEALDEAGIDIPYPHRVNINKNE, encoded by the coding sequence ATGAAAAAATATTTAGAGTATTTAGAAGGATTAATTATTGAATATACGCCTAAAGTATTAGTAGCATTAGCCATTTTAATTATTGGTTTATTAGTTATAAAACTAGTTGTTAAAGGTGCTAAAAAGGCAATGAGTAAGGGTGGTATTGACATTACGCTTCAAACTTTTTTAAGTAATTTACTTGGTTGGGCACTAAAAATATTATTAATTATAGTTGTTATCTCTAAACTAGGAGTAGAAACAACCTCTTTTGCAGCAATTATAGCAGCAGCAGGTTTAGCTGTTGGTTTAGCACTGCAAGGATCTCTTGCTAATTTTGCTGGAGGTGTTTTAATTATGATTTTTAAACCTTTTAAACTAGGTGATTTTATTGAAGCACAAGGTGAAAGCGGAACTGTAAAACAGATTGAAATCTTTACAACGAAACTAAACACTACAGATAATAAAGAAATTATAATTCCTAATGGAACTTTATCTAATGGTAATATTGTTAACTATAGTACAGAAGCTACTCGTCGTGTAGATTTTACTTTTGGTGTGGGATATGATTCTGATATAAAGAAAACAAAAGATCTTCTTTATGGCATTTTAAACAACCATCCATTAATTTTAAAAACTCCTGCTGCTGCAGTTAATTTATCTGAATTAGGAGACAGTTCTATCAATTTCTTTACCAGAGGTTGGGTAAAAAAAGAAGACTATTGGACAGTTAAGTTTGAAGTTATGGAACAAGTAAAAGAAGCTCTAGATGAAGCTGGAATTGACATTCCTTATCCACACAGAGTAAACATCAACAAAAACGAATAA
- the tsaB gene encoding tRNA (adenosine(37)-N6)-threonylcarbamoyltransferase complex dimerization subunit type 1 TsaB has protein sequence MAIILNIETATKNCSVSLAKDGQVIAIKELNNGNYSHAEVLHPFILDVLNEVNITSTEIDAVAVSKGPGSYTGLRIGVSAAKGLCFAFDKPLISIKTLESLAHATSVDKGIIIPMLDARRMEVYAAVFNEDYEQIRDIKAEIIDENSFSDYLETNTVYFLGDGAHKCKEIITHKNAVFIDDKFPSAKEMALLSYNKYKKNDIEDVAYFEPFYLKDFVVIPEKKKKPTF, from the coding sequence TTGGCAATTATCCTTAACATAGAAACCGCGACCAAGAACTGCTCTGTAAGTCTTGCAAAAGACGGACAAGTTATAGCAATAAAAGAATTGAATAATGGTAATTATTCTCACGCAGAAGTATTACACCCTTTTATTTTAGATGTATTAAATGAAGTAAATATTACTTCTACTGAAATAGACGCTGTAGCCGTTAGCAAAGGTCCGGGATCTTATACTGGACTTAGAATTGGAGTTTCTGCCGCAAAAGGGCTTTGTTTTGCTTTTGATAAGCCTTTAATTTCTATTAAAACATTAGAATCTTTAGCGCATGCTACTTCTGTGGACAAAGGTATTATTATACCGATGTTAGATGCTAGAAGAATGGAGGTGTATGCAGCTGTTTTTAATGAGGATTACGAGCAAATAAGAGATATTAAAGCAGAGATAATTGATGAAAATTCTTTTTCAGATTATTTAGAAACAAATACCGTTTACTTTTTAGGTGATGGAGCGCATAAATGTAAAGAAATAATTACCCATAAAAATGCAGTTTTTATTGATGATAAGTTCCCTTCTGCGAAAGAAATGGCACTATTATCTTATAATAAGTACAAAAAAAACGACATCGAAGATGTCGCTTATTTTGAACCATTTTATTTAAAAGATTTTGTGGTTATTCCTGAAAAGAAAAAGAAACCTACCTTTTAA